In Lactococcus paracarnosus, a genomic segment contains:
- a CDS encoding ABC-F family ATP-binding cassette domain-containing protein yields MILLQGNNISRTFGADILFEKINFTIQDNSRVSLVGRNGAGKSTLLKIISGVETPSLGDVSKTKQLTMSYLAQETSFSSERTIYDEMLSVFEVQINQEKQLRQMESQMGDLTGDALASLMTRYDLLTEDFRQNKGFTYESDIKNVLNGFKFDQDFWPREVMSLSGGQKTRLALAKILLENPQLLILDEPTNHLDIETLLWLENYLKNYHGAILIVSHDRYFLDKVTTETLELSRGKLDKFAGNYSKYIALKAEKLAAQAKQYDKQQKEIASLEDFVNRNLARASTTKRAQSRRKKLEKMDRLDQPVSSDKSAHFTFSPEVESGNVVLTINAGAIGYDTTVLSSPINLEERKYDAIAIVGPNGIGKSTLIKSIVGKLPLIDGEIKLGANVSMGYYDQEQRDLTASNTVIEELWQQHTLIPEVEIRNRLGAFLFSGDDVQKAVGMLSGGEKARLLLAKLSMHRDNFLVLDEPTNHLDIDSREVLENALIDFDGTLLFVSHDRYFINRVADKVLEVSETGSKLYLGDYDYYLEKKAEEAEIEALLNAEADDLRQKDKPSSYQDAKADQKWRRKLTREVAELEAQLSRLDDKIDQLHIDMVAASEDFVALNDLQRDLESLSLEKDEAEEQWLEKSEALGE; encoded by the coding sequence ATGATTTTACTACAAGGAAACAATATTTCTCGAACTTTTGGTGCGGATATTTTATTTGAAAAAATAAACTTTACCATACAAGATAATTCCCGCGTGTCGCTTGTTGGTCGAAACGGTGCTGGAAAATCGACCTTATTAAAAATAATTTCTGGCGTGGAAACCCCTAGTTTGGGTGATGTTTCAAAAACGAAACAGTTGACCATGTCCTATTTGGCTCAAGAAACGAGCTTCTCATCGGAACGTACTATTTATGATGAAATGTTAAGTGTTTTTGAGGTGCAAATCAATCAAGAAAAGCAGTTGCGTCAGATGGAATCCCAAATGGGTGATTTGACAGGAGATGCGCTAGCTAGTTTGATGACGCGCTATGATTTGTTAACAGAAGACTTTCGTCAAAATAAGGGCTTTACCTATGAATCCGATATTAAAAATGTCTTAAACGGCTTTAAATTTGATCAGGATTTTTGGCCTCGTGAGGTCATGAGTCTGTCCGGTGGACAAAAAACACGACTGGCCTTAGCTAAGATCTTACTTGAAAATCCACAGCTTTTGATATTAGATGAACCAACTAACCACTTAGACATTGAAACCTTACTTTGGTTAGAAAATTATTTAAAAAATTATCATGGTGCGATTCTGATTGTCAGTCATGACCGCTATTTTTTAGACAAAGTGACGACTGAAACACTAGAGTTATCTCGTGGAAAACTTGACAAATTTGCTGGTAATTATAGTAAGTACATCGCGCTTAAGGCTGAAAAATTAGCAGCGCAAGCCAAGCAGTATGACAAGCAGCAAAAAGAAATTGCCAGTCTGGAAGACTTTGTCAACCGTAATCTTGCACGTGCTTCAACAACCAAACGTGCTCAGTCTAGACGTAAAAAATTAGAGAAGATGGATCGCTTAGATCAGCCAGTTAGCAGTGATAAATCAGCACATTTTACGTTCTCACCTGAAGTCGAGTCAGGAAATGTGGTACTCACGATAAATGCCGGTGCTATTGGTTATGATACAACTGTCCTATCCAGCCCAATTAATCTAGAAGAACGTAAATATGATGCGATCGCGATTGTAGGTCCTAATGGGATTGGTAAGTCAACTTTAATCAAATCGATTGTAGGTAAACTGCCGCTGATTGATGGTGAGATAAAACTTGGGGCAAATGTTTCCATGGGTTACTATGACCAAGAACAGCGGGATTTGACAGCCTCGAATACGGTTATAGAAGAACTTTGGCAGCAACATACGCTGATTCCTGAGGTTGAAATTCGAAATAGGCTAGGCGCTTTCCTCTTTTCAGGTGACGATGTGCAAAAGGCAGTTGGTATGTTATCTGGTGGTGAAAAGGCCCGCTTGCTACTAGCTAAGCTATCGATGCATCGGGATAATTTCCTCGTTTTGGATGAACCAACCAACCATTTAGACATCGATAGTCGAGAAGTATTAGAGAATGCCTTAATTGACTTTGATGGGACGCTCTTATTTGTTAGCCATGACCGATATTTTATTAATCGGGTTGCCGATAAAGTCTTGGAAGTATCAGAAACTGGGAGTAAACTCTATCTAGGTGACTACGATTATTATCTTGAAAAAAAGGCAGAAGAAGCTGAAATTGAGGCGCTTTTAAATGCTGAAGCTGATGACCTGCGTCAAAAAGACAAACCGTCAAGTTATCAAGATGCAAAAGCAGATCAAAAATGGCGTAGAAAATTGACACGTGAAGTAGCAGAACTTGAAGCACAATTAAGCAGGTTAGATGACAAAATTGATCAACTTCATATTGACATGGTAGCCGCTTCAGAAGACTTTGTGGCACTAAATGATCTGCAAAGAGACTTAGAGAGCTTGTCCCTTGAAAAAGATGAGGCAGAAGAACAGTGGCTAGAAAAATCTGAAGCGCTTGGTGAATGA
- a CDS encoding redox-sensing transcriptional repressor Rex: protein MVVTKFNEELPKATAKRLPQYYRIFKQFVADKVERTNSQAIAKKLGVDSATVRRDFSLFGELGRRGYGYDTLALRDFFSDLLGDSAETNIALVGVGNLGRALIHYRFHDRNKMRIIQAYDVAGNPLVGTTTEDGIPIYNISDLKKNLADANIETAIISVQSDRAQEVADTLIKAGIKGILNFTPRRLEVSDDITVQSVDLTSELQTLLFFMQDKKETTK, encoded by the coding sequence ATGGTCGTAACAAAATTTAACGAAGAACTACCTAAGGCTACCGCTAAGCGCTTGCCACAATATTACCGGATTTTCAAGCAGTTTGTAGCAGATAAAGTAGAGCGCACAAATTCTCAAGCAATCGCTAAAAAATTAGGGGTTGACTCTGCTACTGTTAGACGTGACTTCTCCCTTTTTGGTGAACTTGGTAGACGTGGCTACGGCTATGATACCTTAGCACTACGTGATTTTTTTAGCGACTTATTAGGTGATTCTGCAGAAACGAATATTGCACTTGTTGGTGTTGGTAACTTAGGCCGTGCCTTGATTCACTACCGCTTTCATGATCGCAATAAAATGCGGATCATACAAGCCTACGACGTAGCTGGCAATCCACTTGTCGGTACAACAACTGAAGATGGTATCCCAATCTATAATATTTCAGATCTTAAAAAAAATCTAGCAGATGCCAACATCGAAACTGCTATTATTTCTGTTCAGAGTGACCGTGCCCAGGAAGTTGCCGATACCTTGATCAAGGCTGGTATTAAGGGCATTTTAAATTTCACGCCTAGACGTTTAGAAGTAAGCGATGATATCACTGTCCAATCAGTTGATTTAACTAGTGAATTACAAACCCTTTTATTTTTCATGCAAGATAAGAAAGAAACAACAAAGTAA
- a CDS encoding gamma-glutamyl-gamma-aminobutyrate hydrolase family protein gives MTILQPIIGVAANERRDAGDDMGHMAISYNPSGYIKAVQIVGGLPIMIPIGDPMTAKRYISMIDKLVLAGGQNVAPEFYGEVETIKSNDYNRERDAFELALVNEAIKQNKPIIGVCRGMQLVNVALGGTLNQHTHQHWQETPVTQTSHDVSIQKHSPLEKVYGLRAHVNSFHRQSLKKVAPQLEVIAKSLGDNVIEAVQSTDPTLRFLGVQWHPDFMYNVREEDLGFFRYAVFNL, from the coding sequence ATGACAATTTTACAACCGATCATCGGGGTCGCTGCAAATGAGAGACGAGATGCTGGTGATGATATGGGGCATATGGCTATATCCTACAATCCTTCAGGCTATATCAAGGCTGTACAGATTGTTGGTGGGCTTCCCATTATGATCCCGATTGGGGATCCGATGACTGCCAAACGATACATCTCTATGATCGATAAGCTGGTCCTAGCAGGTGGTCAAAATGTAGCCCCAGAATTTTATGGTGAAGTGGAAACAATCAAGTCCAATGACTACAACCGGGAACGTGATGCTTTTGAGCTCGCCCTTGTCAATGAAGCAATCAAGCAAAATAAACCAATTATTGGGGTTTGTCGTGGCATGCAACTCGTGAATGTCGCCCTTGGTGGTACACTTAATCAACACACACATCAGCATTGGCAAGAAACACCTGTCACACAGACATCTCACGATGTGAGCATACAAAAACACTCACCCCTCGAAAAAGTCTATGGTCTTCGGGCACATGTCAATTCATTTCATCGTCAAAGTTTAAAGAAAGTGGCACCACAACTTGAAGTCATCGCAAAATCACTCGGTGATAATGTGATAGAGGCTGTTCAGTCAACTGATCCGACATTACGATTTCTAGGCGTCCAATGGCACCCTGATTTCATGTATAATGTCCGCGAGGAAGATTTAGGCTTCTTTAGATATGCTGTTTTCAATTTATAA
- a CDS encoding isochorismatase family protein, protein MYVTNKFFWERKQSEKKSVEGLAIVSKHIFEKRKASCFTNQLINLLQELNVNEIELVGVDGNYCVLASALAGKKSGFNILFNETCIGVSKPLKFKKTRNLLANCGIAFTS, encoded by the coding sequence ATTTACGTTACTAATAAATTTTTCTGGGAAAGGAAGCAATCAGAAAAAAAGAGTGTGGAAGGATTAGCTATTGTCTCAAAACATATCTTTGAAAAAAGAAAAGCAAGCTGTTTTACAAATCAACTGATAAACCTGTTACAAGAGTTAAATGTAAATGAGATTGAATTAGTCGGTGTGGATGGTAATTACTGCGTGCTGGCTTCTGCTTTAGCTGGTAAAAAAAGTGGTTTCAACATATTATTTAATGAAACTTGTATAGGTGTTAGTAAACCATTAAAGTTCAAGAAAACGAGAAATTTATTAGCAAATTGTGGTATAGCATTCACTTCTTGA
- a CDS encoding LapA family protein, producing the protein MMENMKKILTPKRVLSLIVFILVLIFGFQNMGSVKLSIIFFSLNIPLLILIFVIYVIGVLTGWAVKRSDVKKIVDSAQDETRKELKELQEQLKNK; encoded by the coding sequence ATGATGGAAAATATGAAGAAAATCTTAACACCCAAACGTGTTTTATCATTGATCGTCTTTATTTTAGTTCTTATTTTTGGCTTTCAAAATATGGGGTCAGTAAAATTAAGTATCATTTTCTTCTCTTTAAATATCCCATTACTTATTTTGATTTTTGTGATTTATGTCATAGGTGTGCTTACGGGGTGGGCTGTAAAGAGAAGTGATGTTAAAAAAATTGTTGATAGTGCCCAAGATGAAACAAGAAAAGAACTAAAAGAGTTGCAAGAGCAATTAAAAAATAAATAA
- the radC gene encoding RadC family protein, with product MYDVREADYPMLPRERLNVLGESHLSDQELLAILLRTGTAKLSVLALAGHILNHFVTLENFRKSSIEELMTISGIGMTKAVEIRAMIELGKRIKTTERSREGQVKGSQQFATILIDEMSDFDQEHLVAVYLDGKNKIIKKKTIFVGTVNSATANPREILHFAVKTLAASLLVSHNHPSGDPNPSDADLVFTQRIASACEIIGLQFIDHIIVGDGRYFSFKENTLI from the coding sequence ATGTATGATGTAAGAGAAGCAGATTATCCGATGCTACCACGTGAACGCTTAAACGTGCTTGGCGAATCCCACCTATCCGATCAAGAACTACTCGCTATTTTATTAAGAACTGGCACAGCCAAACTGTCTGTTTTAGCGTTAGCAGGTCACATTCTAAACCATTTTGTCACACTTGAAAATTTTAGAAAATCGAGTATTGAGGAATTGATGACAATTTCTGGCATCGGCATGACTAAAGCAGTCGAAATCAGAGCGATGATAGAGTTAGGTAAAAGAATTAAGACGACAGAAAGAAGTAGAGAAGGACAGGTTAAAGGATCCCAACAATTTGCGACGATTCTGATTGATGAGATGTCAGATTTTGATCAAGAACATTTAGTAGCAGTTTACTTAGATGGCAAGAACAAGATTATTAAGAAAAAGACGATTTTTGTAGGAACAGTTAATTCGGCTACTGCGAATCCGAGAGAAATTCTCCATTTTGCGGTTAAGACACTTGCTGCTAGTCTTTTGGTCTCCCATAACCACCCGTCAGGTGACCCAAATCCTTCAGATGCTGATTTAGTCTTTACACAGCGAATAGCGAGTGCTTGTGAGATAATTGGTCTCCAGTTTATCGATCATATCATTGTAGGAGATGGTCGATATTTTTCATTTAAAGAAAATACCTTGATCTGA
- a CDS encoding ABC transporter permease, with protein MTKKLVFISFFLLLIISSIFIGLVNVPPFDISTWTSRQHLVLLASRLPRTISLLIAGASVSVSGHVMQNLMQNKFVSPNTVGTMDSAKLGIVFVMIFLPNATSLTKMSMAFVFALLGTSLFLLMSRYIMSKSSIMLPLVGIMFGNIIGSIANFFAFKYQLVQNVTSWLQGNFSIVMRGSYELLYLSIPLFILIYLFAYQFTIIAAGQEMSTNLGISYQKMRLFGIGIIALTSSIVLVSVGNIPFLGIIVPNLVTLKFGDQMKKNLPLTAYFGAAFLIICDIIGRTIISPYEISASLIVGVLGSVCFIALLLKEGRRQAK; from the coding sequence ATGACAAAAAAACTAGTATTTATCAGCTTCTTTTTGTTACTCATCATTTCATCTATTTTCATTGGGTTAGTTAATGTGCCGCCATTTGACATTAGTACTTGGACGAGTAGACAGCATCTTGTTTTACTTGCTTCAAGACTGCCTAGAACAATCAGTCTACTGATTGCCGGCGCAAGTGTCAGTGTATCAGGTCATGTCATGCAAAACCTGATGCAAAATAAATTCGTTTCACCAAATACCGTTGGGACAATGGATAGTGCTAAGTTAGGGATCGTCTTTGTGATGATTTTCCTACCAAATGCGACTAGCCTAACCAAAATGAGTATGGCATTTGTCTTCGCACTCTTAGGCACCAGCTTATTTTTACTCATGTCACGCTACATTATGAGTAAAAGTAGCATTATGTTACCTTTGGTTGGAATCATGTTCGGTAATATCATTGGTAGTATTGCAAACTTCTTTGCTTTTAAATATCAACTGGTACAGAACGTCACATCTTGGTTGCAGGGGAATTTTTCGATTGTGATGCGCGGGTCGTATGAGTTGCTTTATCTATCAATCCCATTGTTTATTTTGATTTATCTGTTCGCCTATCAATTTACAATTATCGCGGCGGGTCAAGAAATGTCGACTAATTTAGGGATTTCATATCAAAAAATGCGCTTGTTTGGCATAGGAATCATCGCACTCACATCTAGTATCGTCCTTGTTAGTGTCGGTAATATTCCATTTTTAGGGATTATCGTGCCAAACCTTGTGACCTTAAAGTTTGGGGATCAAATGAAAAAAAACCTGCCCTTGACAGCCTATTTCGGCGCTGCCTTTCTGATTATCTGCGATATCATTGGTCGGACAATCATTTCACCTTATGAAATTTCAGCCAGTTTAATCGTTGGTGTCTTAGGTAGTGTATGCTTCATTGCGCTCTTACTCAAAGAAGGTCGGAGACAAGCAAAATGA
- a CDS encoding iron chelate uptake ABC transporter family permease subunit, translating to MKQKLTYLILILAVLGSCALFLTYHTYGNIEFALALRLKKILGFILVGIACSFATVSFQTLTQNKLLTPNILGMDSLYVMLQTLSIFLLGSHNLTSLSSLGNFFLSIALMMSVSTVLAFSLLRQFKHNLFLFLMIGMILGTFFGNISSFLQILLDPNEYDHLQGKLFASFSNVKADHLLVASIIIALLCLFLWWLAPQLDVLHLGNDYAVNLGIDVRALQLMSLLAISALVGVSTALVGPTSFLGFMVANISYQITRTYRHRAIFITGSLIAILLLVFGEFLVEHIFSFNTTLNVIIEFTGGCYFIGQILYKRNGNKG from the coding sequence ATGAAGCAAAAATTAACCTATCTGATTTTAATACTTGCTGTTTTAGGGAGCTGTGCACTTTTTCTAACCTACCATACCTATGGGAACATCGAATTTGCTTTAGCGCTTCGCTTAAAAAAAATTCTGGGCTTTATCCTTGTTGGTATCGCTTGTAGTTTTGCAACAGTCAGTTTTCAAACATTGACACAAAATAAATTATTGACGCCTAATATTTTAGGTATGGATTCGCTTTATGTCATGCTGCAAACCCTATCTATCTTTCTATTAGGCAGTCATAACTTAACCTCCCTATCTAGCCTGGGTAACTTCTTCTTATCGATTGCCCTCATGATGTCGGTTAGTACAGTGCTTGCCTTCTCATTATTAAGGCAATTTAAACATAATCTATTTCTCTTTCTGATGATTGGTATGATACTTGGGACATTTTTCGGAAATATCAGTAGTTTTCTACAAATCTTACTTGACCCTAATGAATATGATCATTTACAAGGCAAACTCTTCGCTAGTTTTAGCAATGTTAAAGCTGACCATTTACTGGTTGCCAGCATTATCATCGCCCTACTCTGCCTCTTTTTATGGTGGTTAGCGCCTCAGCTAGATGTCTTACATCTAGGTAATGATTACGCAGTGAATCTAGGCATTGATGTCAGAGCACTACAGCTAATGAGCTTGCTTGCAATCTCTGCATTAGTTGGTGTGTCTACTGCACTAGTTGGTCCCACTAGTTTTCTGGGCTTCATGGTCGCAAATATTAGCTACCAAATTACCAGGACTTATCGACATAGAGCGATATTTATCACAGGTAGTTTGATTGCGATATTGCTTCTGGTCTTTGGTGAGTTTCTCGTTGAACATATCTTTAGTTTCAATACAACCTTAAATGTCATCATTGAGTTTACTGGCGGGTGCTACTTTATCGGACAAATATTATATAAGAGAAATGGAAATAAGGGATGA
- a CDS encoding iron ABC transporter ATP-binding protein codes for MKIEGLSKSFGKKTILDEIDLTIKKGKLTAFIGPNGAGKSTLLATMSRLIQTETGHIYLDGKDLKSFKSRDLAQQLSILKQMNHLNMNITIFELVAFARFPYSKGNLTPTDKEKINLSIAQLGLTELAEENIQNLSGGQLQRAYIAMILAQDTDYILLDEPLNNLDMNFAVQMMQLLTKLVTEFGKTVIIVLHDINFAASFADEIVAMKSGKIFAHDQTDQIIHEHILNPLYEMSVRIKEIEGKKFCLYF; via the coding sequence ATGAAAATAGAAGGTCTATCAAAGTCTTTTGGCAAGAAAACGATATTAGATGAGATCGATTTAACGATTAAAAAAGGCAAATTAACCGCCTTTATTGGTCCCAATGGTGCTGGAAAATCAACACTTCTAGCAACAATGAGTCGATTAATCCAGACAGAGACTGGGCACATCTACCTGGATGGGAAGGATCTCAAGTCTTTCAAGTCTCGTGACTTGGCACAACAACTGTCTATTTTAAAACAGATGAATCATTTAAACATGAACATCACGATCTTTGAACTAGTTGCATTTGCTAGATTTCCTTATTCTAAGGGCAATTTAACACCTACTGATAAAGAGAAGATTAACCTATCTATTGCCCAACTCGGCTTAACCGAATTAGCAGAGGAAAATATTCAAAACTTATCGGGTGGGCAACTACAACGTGCTTACATCGCTATGATATTAGCACAAGATACAGACTATATCTTACTTGATGAGCCTCTTAATAATCTAGATATGAATTTTGCAGTGCAGATGATGCAACTCCTTACCAAGCTCGTCACAGAATTTGGTAAGACTGTGATTATCGTCTTACATGATATCAATTTTGCAGCGAGTTTTGCAGATGAGATCGTCGCCATGAAATCAGGTAAAATATTTGCCCATGATCAAACAGATCAGATCATTCATGAACATATTTTAAACCCGCTATATGAGATGTCAGTTCGTATAAAAGAAATAGAGGGTAAGAAATTTTGTCTGTATTTCTAG
- a CDS encoding siderophore ABC transporter substrate-binding protein, giving the protein MKLSKLITVFTGTLLLGTLLVACGTKKEATTDSAKETTTTKALPKKIEVTDSKGKKITVPTRPSKVVVFDNGSLDTIEALGESKSVAAVAVKNLPTYLTQFKTVASAGGLKEPDLEKINSLQPDFIIISARQESFKADLEKIAPVLDLAIDTTKVWESTKANIMTIASIYGKTDEATKQVDKLEKNITTLKAKAEKSKLATLTVISNEGQLAAFGEKSRYAIVNDTFGFKNVDNTIKASTHGQQISFEYVLEKNPDVIFVVDRTKAIGGDSKETTVTNNELVKKTTAGKNNKVIELDPSLWYLSGGGIKSTQLMIDGVEKAFK; this is encoded by the coding sequence ATGAAACTTAGTAAATTAATCACTGTCTTTACTGGTACACTCCTACTTGGTACACTACTCGTTGCCTGTGGCACTAAAAAAGAGGCAACAACTGATAGTGCTAAAGAAACGACAACAACAAAGGCATTGCCTAAAAAAATAGAAGTGACAGATTCAAAAGGCAAAAAAATAACTGTTCCGACACGCCCAAGTAAAGTTGTCGTATTTGATAATGGTTCACTTGATACAATAGAGGCTTTAGGTGAAAGTAAATCAGTTGCTGCTGTCGCAGTTAAAAACTTGCCTACTTATTTAACTCAGTTTAAAACAGTTGCAAGTGCTGGTGGCCTAAAGGAACCTGATTTAGAGAAAATCAATTCACTACAACCTGATTTCATTATCATTTCTGCACGTCAAGAAAGTTTTAAAGCTGACTTGGAAAAGATTGCACCTGTTCTAGACTTAGCAATTGATACAACTAAAGTTTGGGAATCTACAAAAGCGAATATCATGACAATCGCGAGTATCTATGGTAAAACTGATGAAGCAACTAAGCAAGTTGATAAATTAGAAAAAAACATCACAACACTGAAAGCAAAAGCTGAAAAATCAAAACTAGCAACTTTAACTGTGATTTCAAATGAAGGTCAGCTAGCAGCATTCGGTGAAAAATCACGTTATGCCATCGTCAATGATACGTTTGGGTTCAAAAATGTCGATAACACAATCAAAGCCTCTACTCATGGCCAACAAATCTCATTTGAGTATGTGCTCGAAAAAAATCCAGATGTCATATTCGTTGTCGATAGAACAAAAGCCATTGGTGGTGACAGCAAAGAAACTACTGTGACAAACAATGAATTAGTCAAAAAAACAACAGCTGGTAAAAACAACAAAGTGATCGAACTTGATCCAAGTCTTTGGTACCTAAGTGGTGGCGGGATTAAATCAACACAACTCATGATTGACGGTGTTGAAAAAGCCTTTAAATAA